The genomic DNA TCGGAAATCGAACAGATGCTTTAAACATCCAAGCTAATCTATTCTGGAATTCTGCTAAAGAAGGGCAAGTCTATACTGCATTTGTATCCGGCGTAGATAAAGCTAACCTGTATTTGATTGTTAATGGTGTTCGAACACGTATGCCAAAGGAAGAATATTCTTATGCTTATCACCGAGATATGCGAGAGGTTGTTGCTAGAGGTGAACGAATTGAGGTAAAAATCACTTCTATTAACGTGGAAGAACAAAAGGTTAAGTTTAGTCGCCGTGTTTTAGAAGCGGACCCTGCTGTATTTTTAGCAGATTATAAACCTGGTGGCACTTATGCAGCTGAGATCAACAATATCAATCCTGATTTAGGAGTCTTTGTAACCTTAAAACCACATAACATTTCGGCATTAGCACCATTCCCTTCCATGCGTGTCGGTGTTCACCTTAAAGAAGGGCAAAAATGTCAGCTAAAAGTAAGTCGTGTAGATACACAAATTGGGCATATTTATGGGCATATCGTACTTCCACGGGTTAACCAAATTGGAAAGGCACGTCGCTCATAAAATGACTGCACAAGATCTTAGCATTCAAAATTTTGTAGTAGGTGATGTTGAGGAACAAGCAAGAGCTGTTCCTCAACAGAAATTATCTCCTACATACGCTACGACGATACCATATAAGTCGCCATCGCTTCCACGCGATATATTACAATATCTACCGCCAAATGGTAACCCTTTTAGTTTATTTGGAGACCCTTATGCCCTGCTATATTTTTTACCAGTAGAATACAATGTCATCCGCAACAGTAACTATTGGTTACGTGGAAAAGAAGAAGATAACAATTTTACTGACCATGAAATTGCCTTATTAACCTTCTTAGCTAATCATCGTGTCGCTACACGATCACAGATACAAAGAGCAGTCTTTTCATCAACTGATTCAGATACAAAAGTCAAAGAATTTATAAGGAAGTGTTTAAGAAGCGGTATAATTGTCGCTTTTAAATGGGTTTCTCCTTGTGAAAGTGAAAAGTTATTACCTCACCTTTATGGACTTTCACCAATTGGTGCAAAAGCTGCAAGCCTTATATTACCTAGAACGCATATTCCGCGTTCCTATCAATTCTTACCGATAAAATATGTACCTGGTAATGCGCCTAAGATGACCGACTATTTTTCTACAGTTATCGCTAATGAATTCTACTGTAAATTGCGAGAGCTAGACCGTGTAATTGAATGGTCATCGCAGGAGAAATTTGATTTATCAAATGGCCGCTATTTTAGACCACATTATGCAATTAAAACAATCAAAGATGAACAAGATTTTAAATACCTTTGGTTGGAAGTTATTCGACCAGTGAAGAATTGGTACTCTGACTGCATTGAAAGGTTCCAACAAATTCAATTAGCATTTACTTCTTTGTCAGACGATCTTCGACCAGAACTTGTTATCTTGTTAGTCGATGATGTCTCTAGGATCCCTGATATTGCAGAATTAGCAGAACAATATATGCCAGACAGTAGAATCCGCTACACAACTGACGAAAGATTAATACAGAAAAATGATCCCGCTATCTTTTACACATATTTTGAAGCATCAGGTGTAAAATCATCGAAAATCAAATTCCTAACTCCTGAATGGAAAGGTATGTCTGCTTCTGAATATCATGCGTCTCTTTACAATGAAGACGTACTAATGGATGACGCGGACTATGACTATTAGGAGGTAGAGATTTGACATTTGCACAAGATAAATGGGTAATAATTCTTCTTGAAGAAATTAATGAAGACCGTGATTTAACGCATGTTGTATCAGATGAAGCATTTAGATATCCAAAACCATATGATGGCGACTTATACGTTGTTGGCCATGATATTAACGGAGATATTCATTTCTTGTTAGTTGATAACAAAGAAAATGGTGAAGTGGAGCTTCGTATCATTGAAGATGAGTATCTATTTACTAAATTGCTTGCTTATTATAAAAATGAAGATCGTGTCCCTTCAAGTGAAGCGGACGAAAAAATCCGCTTAGGAATTGGTACTTCATTTGCAGCTGATTCACAAATCAAGGAGCAATTTATGGCCAAGTTGCCTATGACTCGATTTCCTTAAAACATAGCAAAGGGTGTGTAGTGAAAAACATTACACACCCTATATAAATTGGAGGGATTATTCATGAACGTTCAAATTTTAAAATCAAAACTTGAAACACAGGTAGCAATTATAGAGACCGCTTTACATGATGGAGATAACGTAATTATTGCTGGCAATTTAGCGACCGGTAAAACAAGCTTGTTAAACGCAATACATAACAAATTGAATGCGAAAAAAGAGAATAGTGCTGCCTATTTTTCTATGTGTACTACAGAAGCGGAAGTTGAAATAGTAAAAGAAAATATATACACACATTGTACGGATAAAATACTGATTATTGATGAGTTACGTGCTTTATCTTCCCAGGGGTTACGTTTAGAAAAGGTGAGTAATGATATACAAATCGTAGCGTCTATTCAATTTACAAATTCGGATGACTTTATTGCAGTTGCAGCCAAGTTGAATTTAGATAGTTATTTCAGCAAATTAGTTTACCTTAAAAATCAAGAAGGTGACTTAGAAATAATCTATTAAAAAGTAGATTAATGAAAGGGGATAATTTTATGAATATATTCAGTAATAAAGTCAATGAAATAAAAACACTGGAAAATGAGTTAATCCACTCTCTAGAAGATAATGTATACGGGAGACGTAAACAAGCACCACCAGCCTCAGTAGATTTCTACAACGATGTAAATGCGAAGAGAGTTTACTCTACACTTTCTCCACTTATTAAACTCCTATCTAGAAAAAGGCACAACAATGCACTTCATATGTACATGATAATGTTCCTAAGTGAAGAATTGAGTAAGTATGTAATGTATCAATTCAATAACGATCAGGAGGATTTTAAAATCGAATTTTTAGCCAAAGAAGCTGAATTACTAATTTTAGATTTATACAACATTATGGAATTAGCAGAGAATAAAACGAAAGGGAAAAAATTCAGTATCGATGAAAAGTATATTTTTAAAGATGAAAAAAATATAATCAGAACTAATCTAGAACTATTAACTGAATAAGGATAAGTATGTTCCTTAATAATAAAACAAGTTCTATCAATGGACTTGTTTTTTATTTTCTTTAACCAGTATTTGTGGTATTCTCAAAGTATATTTTTAAACTTATTTTTCTCTAACCAAACGGTGAAGAGCATTATTTCTAAAAGCGCTTATTACAGCGATTGATAAAGGCACAGGTCTGTCTTTAACGATTCAATCCTTGTAATAGGCGTTTTTTTTGTTGCCTAAATATAACAAAGGAGGAATGACATCATGCGTGTAAACATGGTTTGGTCTGGAATTAGACAACAACATTCGAAGGAAATCTATAATATTCCTTGGGGCACTATTCGAGTATCTGAAGGTAATCACTGTACATTGTTTTATTTTGAGGGTGAGTGTGTGGATCTTAACGATGTAAGAGAGATATTTACTTACTTTCAAAGAAACAAGCTGTTCTGTAGGTCTATCAAATTATTTGAAACTGGTAATATCCCTAGAATGGAGAAGTATGGATTTACTCATAACGGCATGTTTTATATCTTACCATTACACGATATTTCATTACTTGCTATACCTTATGGCAATCAGGAATGGTGTTTGCAGTTAGATAAACGTAGTGGAAGCGGCATTGATTTAAGAATGTTGCAAGCTTTCCCATATTTTCAGGAAACATTTAGACAGCTATCATTAGAAGAATTGTCCTCGATTTAGCATATCTTGTATGCTTGACGACCTTTTAATAGATAAGAAAATTTTTAGGAGAGATATTTATGAAAAATGTTAATATCCCAATAATTGAAGACGAAATGAATGTTATTCATCAATTACACAAAATTAATGTCCATGGACTTTCATGGACCAATTTCTACAAAACACTAGGTTATATGGCTAATGCTAAGATAACTCCTTATTTTGCTTGTGCAAACGTAGAACGTAAAGATAAAGTTTTTCATACTAATCGATCTACTTTCTTTAATGCATTGCGTAAGCGCGGTGTAAATGTTCTTGAGGGGCTAGCTGTTAGAGAGTCAAAAGATAATCGAATTGAGAAGGGCGTAGATGTTTTAGTCGCTTTACAAATCTACAAAGAGGCTTTAAAGGGCGCACGTGACATTATAGTTTGCTCAGCTGATAGTGATCTTGTGCCAGCTGTTAAAGAAGCTCAGAACATGGGTGTTCGTGTACATGTTGTCATGAGTGACTATACTCCTGGTTGTGAACTATCTACTATTGCTGATCGTGTTATTAGCTTAGAAACAATTGTCCAATCAATGGTTGAACGTGGAAAAATCAACTTTAAGAATCAAGAAAAACCATACTTATTTACAAACGCTGTGTGTTATAAGCAGCATAGAAAGGGACTTCAGTATGCTTGAAATTCAATAATTCACTTCAAAGCATCCTGTCAAAATACTGTTCAACTAAATACTGGGAGAACTAATTAAAAGGGAAACAACGATTAACTACGTTGTTTCCTTTTTCAATGAAAAATAATAATGCTGTCCATAGCAAAAAGGAGAAATTTAAATATGACTATTAACTTTCAAAAAGTAACGATTTCAGATGTTGCAATCAATACAGTAAAGGATTCCATTCCAGGCTTTGTGGAAAATATCGATGCTTTCGAAGGTACAAAGAATAACTTATACATTCGAGTTAAGTTTAAAAAACTTGACCTTCATGCTTATATGGTAATCGATTCAAAGAACCGCTTAATGGTTCATTACTGTGAAGAAGTTGAAAAGAATTTACCATGTAAACATCGGAATTTATTAGCTGCTATAGCTAATTATTTTGGCCATTCAATTGAATTAACCAATACTAAGACAAAGTTAGTTGAATACAAAGATTTTGAAAAGCAATTTGAAAAAGTTAGATGGGAAAACAAAAATGATGAATTCAAGCTAATCCCAACTATAAAAGATACTTTACCTGCTACTAACCAAGTAGAAAAACAAACAGTACCAGTTGAACAACTAATTGACCGCGATTGGGAAACTGGTTGGAATGGGGTACAAGATTATTTAGATTCTCAAGGTGTTGATATTGCCTTACAGAATAAAATTCTGGAGCGGAGAAAACGGATTAGTATGCATGTTCCTATTCAACAGGAACAAACAGCTCCCTCAAAACCTGCTACACCATATCAAGGAGAGACTTTCAGACGAGTATTGCGACATATCTTTAATGATAAGCATTTAATTCTTATCGGGGGTAAAGGTACCGGTAAAGATACTTTGATTAATACACTTGCCTGGATCTTTAACTTCCCGCTACTTCTTCAAATTGGCGACAAAGATACATCAAGAGAAACCATCGTTGCTGAGCCAGCATTCCGTGATAATGAAAGTACTTATGATTTATCCCAATTTACTAAAACTGTTCAGCATGGTGGATTAGTAAACTATGCCGAAGTTAACTTTCTAAAAGGGGATATTACTTCTGTATTTCATTCACTATTTGATGAAAATGAAGCCTTAGCAACGCCTTTAGGTCCAATTCAAGCACACGAAGATTTTTTAATGTGCTGCTCCATGAATGTTGGTAATGGATACTTTGATGTTAATAAACTGAATGATGCATTTAAAGATCGTTTTGCAGTAGTTCGATTACCACAAACAATGGAATTCCAGAACCTTATTAAAGAAAAAAGTGGTTTGGTAGATTCTAATGCTCTTGAGTTTCTATCTACAATAAAGAAAAATCTAGAAGAGTTATTCTTTGATGGTTTGTGTCACAGCGCAGATACAGTTCGAGGATATATCGATGCAGCAAAATACTTCTTAAATTTTGGATTTAACAATGAAACACGTATTGAAGTTGTTGAAGACTATATAATCAACAAGGTGGAAGACACAGAGGAATACTTCGAAGCTCGAAACGCAGTACGTGAGGCATTTTCTGAATTAAAATTATCGCCATTTCCTTTCACAGAGGAAGAGAAAGCCTATTCCAATGCACAGGAGGACGATAATTAATGAGCAGCTTAAATGTAAAATTAAAAGAAGTAAAGGGTAGACGATTACACCGTTATCTTCGTAAGAAATTCAATAGACGCGATTTTGATTTTGATTGGACAGATTTTAGTACGGCATATTTTGACGGAAAAACAATTTTCGTAAAGTATGATGTCCATAAACCTAATAAGTTGTTTTCTGAAGCCGAGATCCATATATTACATCTCGGCTTTGCTTACCATGAGATGGGTCATAAACTTTATGATATTGTGAGTGACTTTAAAGAATGGATACTTAGTAATTCTTCAGAAGATAAAGTGGAGTGGGAAAAAAATACGAAATGGCCAAAGAACATCGTTCACACTTGGGGAAACCTTGCTTTGGACGGTAGGTTAGAGAGATTTCTACGTATCGATTATCCTTTTACGATTGATGAAATTGATTATTTAAATTATGAATGGGCTTATCCTCCTTCACCAGAAGAAAGACGGGGAGAAAGCAAAGTTAATGATTTTCTTGAAATGTACGGTCGTAGGTGCTTAGAAATGGAGGATTTAGAAGGCTGGCACAGCGATGTAGTTTCATTAATGGACCAGTATCAACCACTATTGGACGAATCCTTTACCCAAACTTCTACTATTGACTGTCTAAATAAAAGTAAAGAACATTTAACAGCTGTATGGCCAACATTGTATCAATGGATACAAGAGGAAGAACAAGAACCCGCTTCTATTAGCTCGAATACTAGCAAAGAAGCGGATCTTGAAAATTCAGAGTGGGCTACTTCTGATGAGGTTAAAAATAACGTCCAACGAATCTTGGATAAATTAAAGGATATGTTTAACGGCGCTGAAAGCCCTCATAACGAGTCTATAGACAATGATGATAACAATATTGAAGATGGCAAAGAAGACGGCTTAGAAGATAATTTAAAGCCTAAAGAGAACACTATTCAAATCATCTTTCCCGAGAACACTCAACCTAGAACCAAGCCTGATTTTAAAAGGTTAATTGCTAACACTGAGAAAGAAGTAGAAAATACTCACCAGCAGGCACATGAAGAGTTAAAAGAAGATGAAATTATAGAATCACCAATTGCCGTCATGGTAAATAATACTCCCATTAACGACACAGTTAAGGAATGTAGTTATGATCATAAAAATGAAGCGGTGTTTGATGAAATGGTAATTTCGAATCGACGCCAGATATTTGCTCTTGAAAAAGCCTTGCAAGTCATCTTAGCACCAATCCCTGAAATTCGATCTAAGAATCAAAAACGAGGTCGGCTACGCCCACATAGCGTATGGCGTGCTGTTTATTGTGATGATGATAATATACGTACAAAAATTAATAGGGGCTCACCTAAGGAAGACGCTAGTATTTCCCTAATGGTTGATATTAGTTATTCTACCACCTCAATGTGTGGCACCCAAAAGCAAGTTATCACTGAAATGAAAGAGGCCTTATCGGTTGTTTTATCAGCTGCACATAATATTAAGTTACCGTCAAAAGCCTTTGCATTTACAAGTGATTTCGCTACTAATGACACTTTTATTTATCATTTGAAGCCAAACGATCACTTGCTTAAACCGCAGCATAAGGGGGCTATTGGCGGTTTACGTCCAGAAATGGGCAACCGTGATGTCATTGCGCTCCAATATTTATTAAATCAAGTGAAAGATCGTAAAGAGTCTATTCGCTTGGCATTTATGATTAGTGATGGGGCACCAAATTTCTATGAAAATGAATCCGAAGAAACCATAAAAGAGATGGTTAAATCAGCAAACAAAAATGGCGTTGATGTTTTTTGTATATTTGTTGGGAACGATAACTGGGGTTATCAATGTGCTAAAAGAATGTACGGAAATAGAGTAATACGTTCAAAATCAGGTTTAGCATCTGATTTAAAAAGACATTTAATTAAAGTGTTATCACTCCGCCGAGGACTATAATGGTGAATCGTGAGGAAGGTTCTTGATAAACCTTAAGATGAGACGATTTATTACCAAATATTTTGGTCAATAAAAAGTTAATGAACAATGGCAAAAGACTTTCAAGCTATGAAGTATAAAAGATAAGATCGGAGAAACATGATGAGAAAAAATAAAGCTGAGATGGGTATTGTAGTTGGTCCATTTGCAAAAATAGAATTCGAAGATTGTATTAAATACACTAGTAATTTCGAGGGGTATGAATATTATATAAAAGAGACACCCTTAGGAATGTTTTTATTGATAGACAATTTTAGTACAACACCATTTATCCTAACGGAATATACAATAGATGATAATGATGTTTTATCTTCATTAGAAGCAATGTATCAAAAAGGCATAGTTGCAACAGATTCTTTAGAAAAATTTAAAGAAGCAGTTCAAAATCATATTTATGAAGATGCCAAAAACTTATTTGAGAAATACTTGGCACTAGACTGATAAAAAAATTTAATTGTTCTACTTAAGCACAATTTCTATATTTACTAGTTAAAACTATAGAACAGTTTCTTGAACCGCAGCATCGAGGTGCTAGTGATGGCTTACACCCTGAAATGGTTAACCTTATGTAATAATAAAGACCAAGACAGCTATAATGAACTGCACCCCGTCAAGTAGACAGTGGAAATAATAAAAAATGTATTAAGCGGCTTGAGTCCTGAATTCTAACGGACTCAAGCCGTTTAATCGTTTCTGATAACGATAGTAATTATAAAAATGAATATACTCATCAATCGCTAGTTTTAACTCTTCATATGAATCGTACTTATGTAAATAATACTTCTCACACTTCAATGTGCCCCAAAATGATTCAATTGGTCCGTTATCAATACATCGACCAACACGGGACATACTCTGTGTCATATTGGCTGTATCCACAATTCGCTTAAATTCCTTCGATGTATATTGAAAACCTCGATCACTATGTATTAATGGCTGTTCGCCTGATTGTAATGATTGAATAGCTGATTTGATTGTTTTGAAAACAAGGGAATTATTATTCGAATGACCTAACACATAACTCACAATTGAACCATCATATAAATCGATAATTGCACTTAAATAAGCTTTTTTCCCGTTTCCATACTTAAACTCTGTGACATCTGTACACCATTTTTCATTGGGCTTTTTCGATGTAAATGCTCTATTTAATACGTTCTCCGCCACATGATGTGCTGGGGATTTACGATAAGGCTTGCGCTTTCTACGAATAACAGACTTCAATCCACTAATCTGCATTAAACGATAAATACGCTTTTCGTTAACCATCGTTTGATTATTTTCTTTTCGCTGACGATTGATTGTCAACGTTGTACGACGATAGCCGTAAATACCATCTACTTGTTGGTAAAGGAGATGAATGTCCTTTAAAATGGCTTCATTTTCAACTTCTCTGTTAGAAGGCTTGCGACTTAACCACTTATAGTAAGCTGCACGCGAAACATCAGCTATTTCACATAGTAAAAGAATCGAAAGTTCTTCCTCTCGATGTAAATCTTGAATCGCTAAATAGCGTTGCTGTAGACGTATTTGGCTTAACGATGCCTCCTTTCGATTTCCTCTAACTTTTTTAAAAATAAATTTTCTGCACGTAAACGTTCATTTTCACGTTCAATACGTTGAATCTCTAATTTCAATTTCTCCTCAACGGTTAATTCGACTTCATCTTTTGTGCGACCACGACGATCACGTAATCCCTCTTCACCATTCGTTTCAAATTTCTTCGTCCATTGATATACCTGTTGATACGAAACACCATAGGTATGCGCTGCCAACTGATAATTTTTCTGGTGCTTCAAACAGTACTCGACAATCTCAATACGTTCTTCAAAAGTTGTCTTTCTTCCTTCGGTCATAGCTTGACTCATTCCTTTACCTGAATCTTTTATTTCACTATGACTAGTATACTTTTTTACCCAGCTTTTTAAAACGGAGGTACTGCTAATCTCGTATTTCGCCAACACCTCCATCTGTGAATAATTTCGTTGAATGTAGTCCTCCACAGCCGCTAATTTTAACTCTTTTGAATAGAACTTACATGAAGTAGCTTCTTGTAATCCTTCACGTCCACCTGCCTCAAATTTCATTTTCCATCTATGAAAAGTTTGATGATCTATTGAAAACCTTTCACACAATTCATTGATAGAATAGTGACCTTCTTCGAACAATTGAAGGATATATAGTTTCAACTCGAGTGAATGTTTGCTTCGCCCCATAAAAAATACTCCCCTTAGATAAACAGATTTTATTTTTTCATCTGTCTACCTAATAGGGAGCATATCATAATAGCGTCTTGGTCTTTATTTTTTTATCATATTGGAAAATCCATTAACCGTTCAGATATAAAAGCTAAACCAATAAAGAACGATATTGGGATAATTATACCTTTGTAATCCTTTGTATTTTGCTTCAGGTTCCCATACACGATACGTCCACATATCGTTAACGCTATAACTTGCATAACCAAAATGATCAGTAATCCAAAAAATATAATAGCAGCAGTTATCACTATACATCCACCTCCATTCTTATGATACGTAAATTTAGAAAACCCCCCAATACTGTCTCAAAAAGAGTCTAGTATTGAGGGGTTTTCCCTTATACGCTGTCATTTAATTATTTATTATTATAAAACATTTACCAGACGATGTAAATTTATTACTCATATTTTGATATATAACCCATTAGTAGTTGAATATATACTCGAAAATATAACTTAATTTAGTTGCACATGACGTTTTACTTAGTTGTCAGGACACTGATTTCAACTGATTAAATAACATAACACGAGCTCAAATGGCTAAAGTAATGATGCGATCTCTACGAATAAGTGATTTAAAGAAATAGAGACCAAGACCAAGAGACTTTAAATAGCGTCTTGGTTATTATTTGTCTAGTGATGCAAATATTTGTTGTTATAAATGGAGCAAATTCCTGTAATTAAGAAATTCCCCCTTATAAGGTGAATATTTTAGGTTTTATTTGAAAACCTATAACATGCACATTCAGTTAATGAAGGTATTACAGGAGGTAAAAGTTTTGAATCACGAAGAAGAACTGAAAAGACTTTTAGCCGATTTTACTGAAGACAGTGGATTTAGAGATCAATATGGTTATATTGTCCATCAAAAAAAAGAAAATAAAGATGCTGTAATGAAACCTGATGGAAAAGGAGAGGCCACATTATATACAGCAATCGCAGTTATCGCTGTTGCCACCGGTAATTATAAACAAGATGATTGGGATAAAAATTCTGCAAATAAAAGTCTAGAAGAATTATTAACAACTTTACTTAAAAAAAGTTGGGGTAACAAAGATAATCTTGGTCGTTATCACCCAATTCGTCATCCAGAGGACATTGATTACTATAAGTACAGAAACGATGTAAAAAGCCGAATGAGTCCATTGACAAAGGATAGTTTTGGAGCAATTGTAGCTGGTTCATACTATTCCTATGCCTGTCCTAATTCAAGCCAGGAAGTTCGTAAATTAGCACGTGATTTAATGACCAAATGGACTGAGTACTTAATCCTTTTCCAATGGCGTACCCATTCAATATATATTGAAAATGAATTTGAATATGTAAAAGATGCAGACAAAAAAATTAAATATAAATATATCTACAGTGACAATACTTTAAAAAACAGGAAGTCCTATAAAGGAACAGGTTCTTTTATGCTATTGCCACACGAAATCTATGCTTTACAGAATGTCGCTGCTCATTTAGGCATAGCAACAAGTCAATGGAATGCATGGGAAAACATGACCCCAGAACTTAAACAAACCTTTATAGATTTTGCTGCTCCATATATAGCTCAATATGCTGGAGAAGCTTTAGATAATTTATTGCAAAGTTACAAAGGAGCATTCCCCTACAGTATCCCATTAGGTCCACCAGATTGGTCCTTAGGAAAAATAAATGGTGTATTTACATTTGAAATTCCTTCAAGTATTCGTGATCAAATAGTTACTTCTTTTAAAGAAGCTATTAAAGATTTATTACGTGAAATCGTGAGACTTGATAATTATAACGATTATCAGGGTGATGAATTATTAGGTATTTTAATTAATCGTGTTCTCGATCTTTTCCCAGATGTTTTGGGACGAGATAGCTGGCGTACTATTTTAACAAAATCTATACAACAGGTACTACCATGGATTACTAAATCAGGGTGGTTAGAAGCACTCACTTTTATCGGTAGTTTACAACTACTAAAGACACAGAGTATTTCTTCTATCAGTTATACCCTATGGATATATGCTGTTGAGTGTGAAGCGAGACCTGAAATGAAGGACTTATTAAAAACTGAAGAATTCTTTAGCTATTTACGAGGTAATGAAAATCCAAATAGTTTATGGGCATGGATTGCTGAAGACTCAGGTAGAGTGAGTGAACATTTGCAATTATTCGAATCAAAAGACTGGAATTATTGGTGGAGATTCGCTTATCAAGAAGATAAATTTAACGATTGGCTTAAGAAACCAGAAGATCAATCAAATGAAATAATTAATCAAAATGAATGTAATAATAGTCCCCGCCTTGATTATTTAGTTCTAAGTGGTTTAGCAGAGAAAGGGGCTCCTGTGGGTTTAACCGATACCCTTTCTGATTGGTGGGGGGATTTTATGAAATTGGCAGGGGATGCAGCAAATCAGTTTATAAATAATCTTACTGCAGAGATTCAGAGGCAGTTTAGCCAGGCAGGTTACTATATTCAAGAAAAAATAAATGAAGTTGGTGAACTAATTAGAGAAACTTGGTCCAATACCTTAGAATACACAAACGAAAAATTTTTTCAGGGTAATCTAATTGAAAAGAGTACTTGGAATCCAGTTGGAATTCTAATACACAAATGGGCAAAAATCGATGGGAAAGTTATTGAAGAGTTTTGGTCCGAAACTGGGGACTTGCTTGAGCGGATTACTAATCATATTGACGGGAGTATTATTGAAGAATATTGGAAACAAAATGGTGAGATTGAACGCATTATTTTTCCAATTGACGGGACTCTGATTCATGAATATTGGAACCGAGAAGGAGAGAAATATTGGAAAGGTGTATGGTCTAATGTTGACGGAGCTGCTGAAAATATGATTGAGCGTTTGATTCATCCTATAGACGGGACTCTGATTCATGAATATTGGAACCGAGAAGGGGAGAAATATTGGAAAGGTGTATGGTCTAACGTAGAAGGAGCTGCTAAAGATATGATTGAGCGCTTAACTGAAAGATCAGATGGAACGATAGAAAAAGAAGCTTGGGATGGAGCAGGTAAATGGGGAAGAACAGTCTGGAATACAGCAGGAGAAGTGATTGAAAGAGTTGGTGATCTTTTGCCTGATTTACACTGGCCGCCATGGTAACCATTTTGAGTGTAATAAAGGA from Lysinibacillus irui includes the following:
- a CDS encoding S1 RNA-binding domain-containing protein; the encoded protein is MTILEEQLKEQRMYAEANLRDARRFKRFITVTSVGVEELQMAGETIECLKVYYDGIYGYIPKNKMDDYEFRSLHAFVDGDFEVIVEDVIADENNAFFIGNRTDALNIQANLFWNSAKEGQVYTAFVSGVDKANLYLIVNGVRTRMPKEEYSYAYHRDMREVVARGERIEVKITSINVEEQKVKFSRRVLEADPAVFLADYKPGGTYAAEINNINPDLGVFVTLKPHNISALAPFPSMRVGVHLKEGQKCQLKVSRVDTQIGHIYGHIVLPRVNQIGKARRS
- a CDS encoding replication-relaxation family protein, giving the protein MERHVAHKMTAQDLSIQNFVVGDVEEQARAVPQQKLSPTYATTIPYKSPSLPRDILQYLPPNGNPFSLFGDPYALLYFLPVEYNVIRNSNYWLRGKEEDNNFTDHEIALLTFLANHRVATRSQIQRAVFSSTDSDTKVKEFIRKCLRSGIIVAFKWVSPCESEKLLPHLYGLSPIGAKAASLILPRTHIPRSYQFLPIKYVPGNAPKMTDYFSTVIANEFYCKLRELDRVIEWSSQEKFDLSNGRYFRPHYAIKTIKDEQDFKYLWLEVIRPVKNWYSDCIERFQQIQLAFTSLSDDLRPELVILLVDDVSRIPDIAELAEQYMPDSRIRYTTDERLIQKNDPAIFYTYFEASGVKSSKIKFLTPEWKGMSASEYHASLYNEDVLMDDADYDY
- a CDS encoding DEAD/DEAH box helicase family protein, which encodes MNVQILKSKLETQVAIIETALHDGDNVIIAGNLATGKTSLLNAIHNKLNAKKENSAAYFSMCTTEAEVEIVKENIYTHCTDKILIIDELRALSSQGLRLEKVSNDIQIVASIQFTNSDDFIAVAAKLNLDSYFSKLVYLKNQEGDLEIIY
- a CDS encoding NYN domain-containing protein, which codes for MKNVNIPIIEDEMNVIHQLHKINVHGLSWTNFYKTLGYMANAKITPYFACANVERKDKVFHTNRSTFFNALRKRGVNVLEGLAVRESKDNRIEKGVDVLVALQIYKEALKGARDIIVCSADSDLVPAVKEAQNMGVRVHVVMSDYTPGCELSTIADRVISLETIVQSMVERGKINFKNQEKPYLFTNAVCYKQHRKGLQYA
- a CDS encoding AAA family ATPase, with the protein product MTINFQKVTISDVAINTVKDSIPGFVENIDAFEGTKNNLYIRVKFKKLDLHAYMVIDSKNRLMVHYCEEVEKNLPCKHRNLLAAIANYFGHSIELTNTKTKLVEYKDFEKQFEKVRWENKNDEFKLIPTIKDTLPATNQVEKQTVPVEQLIDRDWETGWNGVQDYLDSQGVDIALQNKILERRKRISMHVPIQQEQTAPSKPATPYQGETFRRVLRHIFNDKHLILIGGKGTGKDTLINTLAWIFNFPLLLQIGDKDTSRETIVAEPAFRDNESTYDLSQFTKTVQHGGLVNYAEVNFLKGDITSVFHSLFDENEALATPLGPIQAHEDFLMCCSMNVGNGYFDVNKLNDAFKDRFAVVRLPQTMEFQNLIKEKSGLVDSNALEFLSTIKKNLEELFFDGLCHSADTVRGYIDAAKYFLNFGFNNETRIEVVEDYIINKVEDTEEYFEARNAVREAFSELKLSPFPFTEEEKAYSNAQEDDN
- a CDS encoding vWA domain-containing protein, whose product is MSSLNVKLKEVKGRRLHRYLRKKFNRRDFDFDWTDFSTAYFDGKTIFVKYDVHKPNKLFSEAEIHILHLGFAYHEMGHKLYDIVSDFKEWILSNSSEDKVEWEKNTKWPKNIVHTWGNLALDGRLERFLRIDYPFTIDEIDYLNYEWAYPPSPEERRGESKVNDFLEMYGRRCLEMEDLEGWHSDVVSLMDQYQPLLDESFTQTSTIDCLNKSKEHLTAVWPTLYQWIQEEEQEPASISSNTSKEADLENSEWATSDEVKNNVQRILDKLKDMFNGAESPHNESIDNDDNNIEDGKEDGLEDNLKPKENTIQIIFPENTQPRTKPDFKRLIANTEKEVENTHQQAHEELKEDEIIESPIAVMVNNTPINDTVKECSYDHKNEAVFDEMVISNRRQIFALEKALQVILAPIPEIRSKNQKRGRLRPHSVWRAVYCDDDNIRTKINRGSPKEDASISLMVDISYSTTSMCGTQKQVITEMKEALSVVLSAAHNIKLPSKAFAFTSDFATNDTFIYHLKPNDHLLKPQHKGAIGGLRPEMGNRDVIALQYLLNQVKDRKESIRLAFMISDGAPNFYENESEETIKEMVKSANKNGVDVFCIFVGNDNWGYQCAKRMYGNRVIRSKSGLASDLKRHLIKVLSLRRGL